TTCAGCGATGGTGGAGGTGTTCATAGGTCGAACTCTTCTAAACAAAGATGGGGATGTCATTGATCCAGAAGCTGCACTGCGAAACAAAGTTGTAGGTATATACTTCTCCGCCGGATGGTGCCCACCTTGTCGGGACTTCACACCTATTCTCTGTGATTTTTACACCGAGTTGGTTGAAGAGGCCGACCCTCCTGCACAGTTCGAGATTGTCTTCATATCATCGGACAAGTCCACAGAGGACATGGTTGAGTACTACCATGACATGCATGGAGACTGGCTTGCTCTGCCGTGGACAGATCAATATAAACAGTAAGTCTAAAGCACCATCAACTTTTGTCAGATGTTTTTACGTTTCACTCCCATTACACAAGTTGTTACTTTTCAACAGGTCAGTGTTTCTTGTGTTATTCTTTCCTCTGGACAAGCTATCAAGTGAGTAGCCCGCAGAGACTGTAATGCGCTTTCTCAATAAGAGGTTTAGGCAGGTTTTCTCCCCAGTAAGGATTATGATTATAAATAGATCTGAACGTCTTCACTAGACATCCCAAAACTATATTGAATATTATCGAGTTTGCTTTTGTGAAGGGA
The Alosa sapidissima isolate fAloSap1 chromosome 23, fAloSap1.pri, whole genome shotgun sequence genome window above contains:
- the nxnl2 gene encoding nucleoredoxin-like protein 2; its protein translation is MVEVFIGRTLLNKDGDVIDPEAALRNKVVGIYFSAGWCPPCRDFTPILCDFYTELVEEADPPAQFEIVFISSDKSTEDMVEYYHDMHGDWLALPWTDQYKHDLKKRYNITAVPKLVIVKENGQVITDKGRKQIRDQGLACFRNWLEVAEVFQNFKG